In the genome of Candoia aspera isolate rCanAsp1 chromosome 1, rCanAsp1.hap2, whole genome shotgun sequence, one region contains:
- the CHAF1A gene encoding chromatin assembly factor 1 subunit A, giving the protein MECQNKTGVPARKLIQARLPFKRLNPIPKEKHDTNPEVKKARSQQNILNQNTPCPALPHPLPDNVENSCEEETETHVRKLVNGKGPLDNFVQKSIKHDTSQSVPLIDLTGDPHHGLNDNTGCTKSNNRVASLEETSKEKGQPGSPSSACNTLVHPCLETCLEVTDKELPSVASTEIETTTSNEDNPQNVIFEQKMPVVVLEDILASRSPQAASLERSLPSENNTMESCPEEDTPCTNSSLSSLSLTSSPESLATKEHNVNPLAASTPVWKASPKVHQSSEEKEKLKLQRDQERADKLQKLQAKREERGRLKKEAKAAKERAREEAKRKKEEEKELKDKERREKKEKDEKEKAEKQRAKEEKRKERQEALEAKLEEKRKKEEEKRLKEEEKRLKAEKAEITRFFQKPKTQPAPKTLAGWCGKFAPFEIKENMVLAPLCRVAIDQDLSDRLDQFVQEQSCDTSFLEELRSRDPRKSEPTLACSWSADGINSDVVIVGSSQAEDAPERKKFGRMKLLQFRENHRPAYWGTWNKRSSAIRPRSPWAKDMKLLDYEVESDEEWEEEEPGESLSHSEGDEEEDGGEEEDDDDGFFVPHGYLSEDEGVTEECDPENYKVRQKLKAKEWDELIAKGKGFRILQPVKIGCVWEGEGSGFGTSAETGILQQFTASLLDSSFADEELVEKSSKKKTKDQRTLAQLLPLLHGNVNGSKVIIQEFQQCCRLGLVLDNGSPVSSSGSGDASPRLFQGQAPACENAVPSKARLKRIISENSIYEKRPEYRMCWYVHPEVLRNYGQEHLPVPCQWNYITQVPSVAKEEGGNLPGGTVTQAPPVSAKRKSTGSMSITKFMRRPPGTEQAESTETDGFQADTEEEDDDECIVVDVQQNRGKLTDAAPERRTPEAEPAAVAASNSPDAF; this is encoded by the exons ATGGAGTGTCAAAATAAAACAGGAGTTCCTGCCCGGAAGCTAATCCAAG CTCGATTGCCTTTCAAGCGCTTGAATCCCATACCAAAGGAGAAACATGACACAAACCCTGAAGTTAAAAAAGCCAGGAGTCAGCAGAACATCCTCAATCAAAACACACCTTGTCCTGCTTTGCCGCATCCGTTACCGGACAATGTGGAAAACAGCTGTGAGGAAGAAACCGAAACACACGTTAGAAAACTGGTTAATGGCAAGGGGCCATTAGATAACTTTGTGCAGAAAAGTATAAAACATGATACAAGTCAGTCTGTGCCCCTAATAGACTTGACGGGGGACCCTCATCACGGACTGAATGATAACACGGGCTGTACCAAGTCCAACAACAGAGTAGCATCTTTGGAGGAAACCTCAAAGGAGAAAGGCCAGCCTGGTTCCCCCAGTTCCGCATGTAATACCCTGGTACATCCTTGCTTAGAAACTTGCTTAGAGGTAACAGACAAGGAATTACCAAGTGTGGCGTCAACTGAGATAGAAACTACTACTTCCAATGAGGATAACCCCCAAAATGTCATATTTGAACAGAAAATGCCTGTCGTGGTTCTGGAGGATATCTTGGCATCCAGATCTCCTCAAGCTGCCTCTTTGGAAAGGAGCCTGCCTTCTGAAAACAACACCATGGAATCTTGTCCCGAAGAGGACACGCCATGTACAAATTCCTCCTTAAGTTCTCTCTCCCTTACCAGCTCTCCTGAATCTCTGGCTACCAAGGAGCATAACGTTAATCCATTAGCTGCTTCGACACCTGTTTGGAAG GCTTCTCCAAAAGTCCATCAAAGttcagaggagaaggagaaactcAAGCTGCAGAGG gaccaAGAACGTGCAGATAAGCTTCAGAAGCTGCAAGCTAAACGGGAGGAGCGGGGAAGACTGAAAAAGGAAGCCAAGGCTGCAAAAGAACGTGCCCGAGAGGaggcaaagaggaagaaagaagaagagaaggagttGAAGGAtaaagaaaggagggagaaaaaggagaaggatgaaaaagagaaagctgagaaACAGCGAGCCAAGGAAGAAAAACGGAAAGAGAGGCAGGAAGCCCTGGA ggcaaaattagaagaaaaaagaaaaaaagaggaagaaaagcgcttgaaagaggaagagaag CGCCTCAAAGCAGAAAAGGCTGAAATCACCCGGTTCTTTCAAAAACCAAAAACCCAGCCTGCTCCAAAA ACTCTGGCAGGCTGGTGCGGAAAGTTTGCTCCCTTTGAGATCAAGGAGAACATGGTCCTTGCTCCGCTTTGCCGTGTGGCCATCGATCAGGACCTCTCCGACCGATTAGACCAGTTCGTGCAAGAGCAGAGCTGTGACACTTCTTTCTTGGAAGAACTGAGGAGTCGGGATCCTAGGAAATCTGAGCCCACCCTTGCCTGCAGCTGGAGTGCTGACGGGATCAACAG TGATGTGGTCATTGTGGGTAGCAGCCAAGCGGAAGATGCGCCAGAAAGGAAGAAGTTCGGCAGAATGAAACTCCTGCAGTTCCGTGAGAATCACCGGCCTGCCTACTGGGGCACGTGGAACAAGAGATCTTCAGCAATAAGGCCAAGAAGCCCTTGGGCCAAAGATATG AAGCTGCTGGACTACGAAGTTGAGAGTGACGaagagtgggaggaggaggaaccgGGGGAGTCCCTCTCCCACAGCGAAGGG GATGAGGAAGAagatgggggagaggaggaagatgaCGACGACGGGTTCTTTGTTCCCCATGGATACCTTTCGGAGGACGAAGGCGTGACTGAA GAATGTGATCCCGAAAACTACAAAGTTCGCCAGAAGCTGAAAGCCAAGGAGTGGGACGAGCTGATCGCCAAGGGGAAGGGGTTCCGCATCTTGCAGCCCGTGAAGATCGGTTGCGTTTGGGAGGGTGAGGGCAGCGGCTTCGGCACAAGCGCGGAAACGGGCATCCTGCAGCAGTTCACGGCTTCTCTCCTGGATTCCAGCTTCGCCGATGAAGAATTGGTAGAGAAAAGCAGCAAGAAGAAAACGAAAGACCAACGAA CCTTGGCCCAGCTGCTTCCGCTGCTTCACGGCAACGTGAACGGAAGCAAAGTCATCATCCAGGAGTTCCAGCAGTGCTGCCGCCTGGGGCTGGTGTTGGACAACGGGAGTCCGGTCTCCTCCTCGGGCAGCGGGGATGCCAGCCCCAGGCTCTTCCAAGGCCAGGCCCCGGCCTGTGAGAACGCCGTTCCTTCCAAAGCCAGGCTGAAGAGAATCATCTCCGAGAACTCCATATACGAGAAGAGGCCCGAGTATCGGATGTGTTGGTACGTGCACCCTGAGGTCCTGAGGAACTATGGCCAAGAGCACCTGCCTGTTCCTTGCCAGTGGAACTACATTACTCAGGTTCCGTCAGTAGCCAAGGAGGAAGGGGGCAATTTGCCAGGAGGGACGGTGACCCAGGCCCCCCCGGTCTCGGCAAAACGGAAATCAACAGGAAGCATGTCAATAACCAAGTTCATGAGGAGACCACCGGGGACCGAGCAG GCGGAAAGCACGGAGACGGATGGATTTCAGGCAGACACGGAGGAAGAGGACGACGACGAGTGCATCGTTGTAGACGTACAGCAGAACCGAGGCAAGCTCACTGATGCAG CCCCTGAGCGGAGGACCCCCGAAGCGGAACCAGCCGCCGTGGCTGCCAGCAACTCCCCTGATGCCTTTTGA